ATTGCTGGCCCCTCATCATCAGGTAAAACATCATTTGCCCAGCGGTTATCCACTCAATTGCAGGTTAACGGCATTCGTCCGGTGGCTATCTCCTTGGATGATTACTTTGTTGACAGAGAAATGACACCCAGGGACGAAGAGGGAAACTATGATTTTGAGAGCATCTTTTCCATTGATATTGCACTATTCAACGATCACTTAATCAAATTAATACAAGGTGAAGAAATAGAATTACCGTATTTTAATTTCAAAACAGGAAAGCGTGAATATCATGGAGAACGCCTGCAGTTAGGTTCCGCAGATTTGCTTGTGGTCGAGGGGATTCACGGTTTAAATGATATGTTAACTAGTTCCATTCCCAAGGGGCGGAAATTCAAAATATATGTCAGTGCCTTAACCCAGATTAATCTCGATAACCAAAACCGTATTCCCACCACGGATGTTCGGCTGTTACGACGTATAGCCAGGGATCAGCGTTGCCGGGGACGCTCTGCTGGTGAAACCATCTCCATGTGGTCTTCCGTACGGCGGGGGGAAGAAAAAAATATTTTTCCCTTTCAAGAAAGTGCCGATGTCATGTTTAATTCAGCCTTACCCTACGAACTGGCTGTTTTAAAGAGTGTGGTTGAGCCTCACTTAAAACAAATAACACCCGAGTACCCCGAGTATGCGGAAGCCCAGCGTTTGCTTGACTTTGTCAGTTATTTTGCTCCCTTAGGGCCAGACGAGGTACCCTTGAATTCTATTGTAAGGGAGTTTATTGGTGGTAGTTGTTTTGTTGGCACAGTAAGGTAATATAAAGAAAAGAAGCACCCTCAAGCAATGCTTGAGGGTGTGCTGTTAACGTAATAATTTACGGAGCTGAATATGTTTTCAGGGGTATAATCGGTGCAGCGGGATACAGCAATGGTTACAGGATGCTTCAAAAACCTATCTCCCTTCAAAAACGGATTTTCACTTTGGTTATCATTATATTACAATATATTATAGCCCCGTTTTAGGGCATAAAGGCGATAAAAGAATATTCAATGTCAGTGGCTTTTAATAATGAAATCTCTTTTCCTGCTTTCCAACAGTCTAAAAAATGCCCAAAGTTTTCTTCCTGTTTTTAAATTGTATGGAAATAACCTGTTAAAAAGGAAATGAGTATTAAAGGGCGAAACAATATGGAAGAATATAATGAGGTGTGTTTAGCTTGGCATATAAGGCGTTATACCGAACCTGGCGACCGCAATATTTTAGCGATATTGTGGGGCAACGGCACATTACAAGGACTTTACAGAATGCTTTATTACAAGATAAAGTGGCCCATGCTTATCTTTTCTGTGGTCCCAGGGGAACGGGGAAAACCACAACTGCAAAGGTATTGGCAAAGGCTTTAAATTGCCTCGTCCCCACCAGCGGAGAACCCTGCAATGACTGTGAGAATTGCAGGGCTGTCAATGAGGGTAATTCTGTGGATGTGGTGGAGATCGACGCTGCTTCCAACCGGGGTATTGATGAAATTCGTGATCTAAGGGAAAAGGTTAAATTTGCCCCTTCTACTGGGGAAAAAAAGGTATATATTATTGATGAAGTTCATATGCTTACGGATCAAGCCTTTAATGCCCTATTAAAGACCCTGGAGGAACCACCGTCCCACGTTGTCTTTGTACTGGCAACCACCGAAGCCCACAAGGTACCGGTTACTATTCTCTCCCGATGCCAGCGATTTGATTTTCGCCGCATTAAACCCGACGAAATGGTAGGAAGATTGCAAGAGGTTGCTCAAGGTGCAAATATTGAAGTGGAAGAAGAAGCACTTCAATTGATCGCCAAGGCAGCAGAAGGGGGGTTGCGGGATGCCCTGAGTATATTGGATCAGGGTGCAGCCTTTGCCGAGAAAACCGTCACAACCGAAGATATTCATAGCATACTAGGTACGGTAAAGCAGGATATTTTGGTCAAAATGACCCATTGTTTAGCAGAAGGAAAGGCCGGGGAGGCCTTAAAATTGGTGGCCGAAATATCAAACCGGGGCAAGGACCTTAGACTTTTTGGCCGTGAAATGACTTCTTTTTTAAGAGGTCTATTGGTGGAAGGGATTGAAGGACGTCATACAGGTATTGGCAATGAAACGCTTTTTAGTATATTACAAGTACTGGTCCAAGCGGAGCAAGAGATGAAATGGAGTTCTCAACCGGCTTTAGTCTTAGAGTTGGCCTTAGTAAAGGCTGCACGACCGGAAATTGCAGGTACCACTGAAGCATTATCCCGAAGGGTTGCTGAATTGGAAAAACGTCTTGAGCAGGGCGTGGTGATTACAGCCCCGCGGGAAACAGTAGCACAGGTGGAAGAGAGAACCCTAGGGGTGAATAAGCAGGCCCAACCGGATCAAACAAAAATTTCGGAGCCGGTAGAAGCAGTTACTTCGGAACCACTGGTTATGGCTAAGACTCCTATTGCCAGCGACTCTGCAACTGCTGAAAAAATTAAAAAGAACTGGCCAGCCCTAATGAAAGGTATTAAAGAAGGCAAGAAGATGCCCCTTTGGTCCCTACTAAACAGCCACCAGCCAGATTTGGAAGTACAGGGTCATACTCTGATAATGTATTTTCAGGAAGACTTTGATATGAG
This genomic interval from Desulforamulus reducens MI-1 contains the following:
- the dnaX gene encoding DNA polymerase III subunit gamma/tau, which codes for MFSLAYKALYRTWRPQYFSDIVGQRHITRTLQNALLQDKVAHAYLFCGPRGTGKTTTAKVLAKALNCLVPTSGEPCNDCENCRAVNEGNSVDVVEIDAASNRGIDEIRDLREKVKFAPSTGEKKVYIIDEVHMLTDQAFNALLKTLEEPPSHVVFVLATTEAHKVPVTILSRCQRFDFRRIKPDEMVGRLQEVAQGANIEVEEEALQLIAKAAEGGLRDALSILDQGAAFAEKTVTTEDIHSILGTVKQDILVKMTHCLAEGKAGEALKLVAEISNRGKDLRLFGREMTSFLRGLLVEGIEGRHTGIGNETLFSILQVLVQAEQEMKWSSQPALVLELALVKAARPEIAGTTEALSRRVAELEKRLEQGVVITAPRETVAQVEERTLGVNKQAQPDQTKISEPVEAVTSEPLVMAKTPIASDSATAEKIKKNWPALMKGIKEGKKMPLWSLLNSHQPDLEVQGHTLIMYFQEDFDMRTADKPEYRKYMEWLLGKHFDGQWEVRCVHGKKSMPRSAPTPENDPVYTEAVRIFGKDIVYLENDPD